The Enteractinococcus fodinae genome has a segment encoding these proteins:
- a CDS encoding GlsB/YeaQ/YmgE family stress response membrane protein → MGFIGWIVLGLIAGAIAKAIMPGKQGGGILVTLLLGVVGAVLGGWIGSAIFGVGIDEFWSLATWLLAIGGALIVLFIWGLITRDKATT, encoded by the coding sequence ATGGGTTTCATTGGATGGATCGTTTTGGGCCTCATCGCAGGCGCAATTGCTAAGGCCATCATGCCCGGCAAACAAGGCGGCGGCATACTCGTCACGCTATTACTCGGAGTGGTCGGCGCCGTACTTGGCGGCTGGATTGGATCGGCCATCTTTGGCGTCGGCATCGACGAATTCTGGTCACTTGCCACCTGGCTCCTGGCTATCGGTGGGGCACTAATCGTCCTCTTTATCTGGGGTCTCATCACCCGCGACAAGGCAACAACGTAG
- a CDS encoding NAD(P)/FAD-dependent oxidoreductase: MTTTNSQPVRDVIIIGGGAAGLNAALVLARARRSVTVVDARQPRNAPSAAAHGMLGNEGINPLELLDRGRAEAQSYGAEILTATVDAARPDGQGYLVRLHDGRELQAAQLVVATGVRDVLPDIEGLSARWGKDVIHCPYCHGWEIRDQTIGIIATSATSAYQAMLFQQWSQNITLFSNGYEFEAEALDTLAALNIPVIDTPVAAVEITDDAVTGLRLTDGRTFSLQVVGVSSGKRVNLDGLEALGLETYDNPEGTFLRADDTGHTNVAGVWAAGNVMDPEIQISECASQGARVAVTINNELVFSRADAALAAARQAT; encoded by the coding sequence ATGACCACCACGAATTCCCAGCCAGTACGAGACGTCATCATTATCGGAGGCGGAGCCGCCGGACTGAACGCGGCCCTGGTGTTGGCCCGAGCGCGTCGGAGTGTCACCGTCGTCGACGCCCGACAACCACGCAACGCACCATCCGCCGCGGCGCACGGCATGCTCGGCAACGAGGGCATCAACCCCCTCGAGCTGCTCGACCGTGGCAGAGCCGAAGCCCAGAGCTATGGCGCAGAAATCCTGACCGCAACGGTGGATGCGGCACGTCCCGACGGGCAAGGGTATCTGGTACGTCTGCATGATGGACGCGAACTCCAAGCCGCACAACTGGTCGTCGCGACCGGGGTACGAGACGTTCTGCCCGACATCGAAGGGCTCAGCGCGCGGTGGGGCAAGGACGTTATTCATTGCCCGTATTGTCACGGCTGGGAAATCCGCGACCAAACCATCGGGATTATCGCCACCAGCGCGACCTCTGCCTACCAGGCGATGCTATTTCAACAGTGGTCCCAGAACATCACCCTCTTCAGCAACGGCTACGAATTTGAGGCCGAAGCCTTGGACACCCTGGCTGCGCTGAACATCCCCGTCATTGACACACCGGTGGCTGCCGTCGAAATAACCGATGATGCGGTGACCGGCTTGCGCCTCACGGACGGGCGAACGTTCAGCCTGCAAGTGGTCGGCGTCTCCAGCGGCAAGCGGGTCAATCTTGACGGGCTGGAAGCCCTGGGTCTGGAAACCTATGACAATCCCGAGGGCACCTTCTTACGCGCCGACGATACCGGCCACACCAACGTTGCGGGTGTGTGGGCTGCCGGCAACGTGATGGACCCGGAGATACAAATCAGCGAATGTGCCTCCCAAGGCGCACGCGTAGCCGTCACCATCAACAACGAGCTGGTCTTCTCCAGGGCCGACGCCGCGCTCGCAGCAGCTCGGCAGGCAACCTAG
- the mptB gene encoding polyprenol phosphomannose-dependent alpha 1,6 mannosyltransferase MptB, translating to MTKAYVPSRIDTDPGHHIRVGLVAAIIIMIASWGVGWLPQAQNSWFAGTTVLNPLRVWTTGATVSAIGLVIGGLLLIRSWLRLGQALQLPYTIADNGPNLGTAKESARKHRVNDHKLSVINRAIRYWTIPLLFTFPIMSRDVFSYLAQGRLLHAGIDPYGQGVSSLPGWFMTGADSLWAQSPSPYGPAFLLISQLVWFLTDGGPEWAIMIFRALFVGGMVMCMWAVPRLARRFGARGDWAQWIFIANPLFGLYMIAGAHNDTLMLGLLLTGLYFLNPNWPPENRRRRILLGFVLLGASIAVKPLTVLVLPFAGMLLIWRPGARVSYRARLKVWAKSVVVVGVLLTALGAVTGLWFGWIPAMMTSGSAAFPYAPFGLLGLGIGWLVDLIWRTGIEPVADVVYSLGTVAIAAVTAWLALLPRPKHPVFSAALALSTAVLLAPVFQPWYILWLVPLFAVTARWHGWASSLLYLLVAVLVVVGVVDQLAVSQWIPLLPLRILTGMIGLIGIVILVFLDPLTRRAFPSTPKAAKASKV from the coding sequence ATGACCAAAGCCTACGTTCCGTCCCGCATCGACACCGACCCCGGTCACCACATCCGTGTGGGCCTGGTCGCGGCCATCATCATTATGATCGCCTCCTGGGGCGTGGGATGGTTACCCCAAGCCCAAAACTCCTGGTTCGCCGGGACCACCGTGCTCAACCCGTTGCGCGTATGGACTACCGGGGCCACCGTCAGCGCCATCGGACTGGTCATCGGCGGCCTGCTGCTCATCCGGTCATGGCTGCGACTCGGACAAGCCCTGCAGCTGCCCTACACAATCGCCGATAACGGACCGAACCTGGGCACCGCCAAAGAATCCGCGCGCAAGCACCGCGTCAACGACCACAAGCTCTCGGTCATCAACCGGGCCATCCGCTACTGGACCATCCCGTTACTATTCACCTTTCCGATCATGTCCCGGGACGTGTTTTCCTATCTCGCCCAGGGTCGTTTGCTCCACGCCGGAATCGACCCCTACGGCCAAGGCGTCTCCTCGCTACCCGGCTGGTTCATGACCGGAGCTGACTCCCTATGGGCCCAATCGCCATCCCCCTACGGCCCGGCCTTCTTGCTCATCTCGCAGCTGGTCTGGTTTCTCACCGACGGGGGACCCGAATGGGCCATCATGATCTTCCGGGCATTATTTGTTGGCGGGATGGTCATGTGTATGTGGGCCGTGCCGCGACTGGCTCGCCGCTTCGGCGCTCGCGGGGACTGGGCCCAATGGATCTTCATCGCCAACCCACTGTTTGGTCTGTACATGATCGCCGGCGCCCACAACGACACTCTCATGCTGGGGCTGCTGCTCACCGGGCTGTACTTTCTCAATCCGAACTGGCCGCCAGAAAACCGACGACGACGCATCCTGTTGGGCTTCGTGCTGCTGGGAGCCTCGATCGCGGTCAAACCCCTGACCGTGTTGGTCCTGCCCTTTGCTGGCATGCTGCTCATCTGGCGGCCCGGGGCGAGGGTGTCCTATCGGGCGCGCCTGAAGGTCTGGGCCAAATCCGTGGTCGTCGTCGGGGTCCTACTCACGGCCTTAGGGGCGGTGACCGGACTGTGGTTCGGCTGGATCCCCGCGATGATGACCTCCGGGTCAGCCGCTTTCCCGTATGCCCCCTTCGGTCTGTTGGGGCTTGGCATCGGCTGGCTGGTTGATCTGATCTGGCGCACCGGTATCGAACCGGTGGCCGACGTTGTCTATAGCTTGGGCACCGTCGCAATCGCCGCGGTGACCGCGTGGCTGGCGCTGCTGCCGCGGCCCAAACACCCGGTGTTCTCCGCGGCCCTGGCCTTATCGACCGCCGTGTTGCTGGCACCGGTCTTCCAACCCTGGTACATACTGTGGCTCGTACCGTTATTTGCCGTCACGGCCCGCTGGCACGGCTGGGCCTCGTCACTGCTCTACCTATTAGTCGCCGTGCTCGTGGTGGTCGGCGTCGTCGACCAACTCGCCGTCTCCCAATGGATCCCGCTGCTGCCGCTGCGCATTCTGACCGGCATGATCGGGCTGATCGGCATCGTCATCTTGGTGTTCCTTGACCCGCTCACCCGAAGGGCATTCCCCAGCACACCCAAAGCAGCAAAAGCGTCCAAGGTGTAG
- a CDS encoding RDD family protein, translating to MAALHPLAISRGKAYLRDCVGYLGIAVATVPLGLLAQQAEWGSHRWFVLAASAIPPTVATLLAAHREASASGATPGKRRYGLQVQDELGEPLSFSRALLRNVVKIAIPWQLGHTVAVGAAFGGFDDQEPLTIAAVVSTYLLLALMIGSAAFGKGRALHDRIAGTRVLVKKTLSATVGS from the coding sequence ATGGCTGCTCTTCATCCTCTCGCAATTTCCCGTGGCAAGGCTTATCTGCGCGACTGCGTTGGGTATCTTGGCATTGCCGTGGCCACGGTGCCCCTGGGGCTGCTCGCGCAGCAAGCGGAATGGGGTAGCCATCGGTGGTTTGTCTTAGCGGCCAGTGCCATACCCCCAACCGTTGCAACGCTACTGGCTGCACATCGAGAAGCCAGCGCTAGCGGTGCAACACCGGGCAAGCGTCGCTATGGTCTGCAAGTCCAAGACGAGCTTGGCGAGCCACTCAGCTTCAGTCGAGCCTTGTTGCGCAACGTCGTCAAAATCGCTATCCCTTGGCAGCTTGGTCACACGGTTGCCGTGGGCGCGGCTTTTGGTGGTTTTGACGATCAGGAACCGCTAACCATTGCAGCCGTAGTAAGCACCTATCTCTTACTCGCCCTCATGATCGGAAGCGCCGCATTCGGCAAAGGCCGAGCGCTTCATGACCGTATCGCCGGCACCAGAGTACTCGTCAAGAAGACTCTCTCAGCGACCGTGGGCTCATAG
- a CDS encoding cupin domain-containing protein, with translation MITITNREAVQEPDSITALFTGADHQADVSFFWVDSPPGEGQEYHWHPYAETWVVLHGEAQIDTQDEQQRAYPGDIVTVTARTVHRYIAGGDDNLRMICIHPSPRVVEEFV, from the coding sequence ATGATTACCATCACGAACCGCGAAGCTGTGCAGGAACCCGACTCCATCACAGCCCTTTTCACCGGGGCTGATCATCAGGCCGACGTGTCATTCTTCTGGGTGGATTCACCACCCGGAGAGGGGCAAGAGTATCACTGGCATCCATATGCCGAGACGTGGGTCGTGCTGCACGGTGAGGCACAGATCGATACCCAAGATGAACAACAGCGTGCATACCCCGGAGACATCGTTACGGTCACAGCGCGAACGGTCCACCGGTACATTGCCGGCGGTGACGACAACCTCCGGATGATCTGCATCCACCCTTCGCCACGAGTCGTTGAAGAGTTTGTCTAG
- the orn gene encoding oligoribonuclease: MDNTKTPEPFEPASAASQDQSRNLVWLDAEMTGLYPGIDALVEVAIIITDADLNILDDGIDIIIKPPLAAVEQMDPVVVEMHRSNGLAEQWEHGVSAAEAEAVLLDYVKQYCPEPRTALLAGNTVGQDQRFLFEEMPELAAHLHYRIVDVSSIKELAKRWYPHAYEKSPQKLGNHRALGDITDSINELRYYREAIMVPPPGPSVDEARKIRDELVLYAEPELVRDQD, from the coding sequence TTGGACAACACTAAAACACCCGAACCATTCGAGCCGGCATCGGCTGCCTCGCAAGACCAGAGCCGCAACCTGGTCTGGCTCGATGCCGAGATGACCGGCCTCTACCCCGGCATAGATGCCCTGGTCGAAGTGGCCATTATCATCACCGACGCGGACCTCAACATCCTCGACGACGGTATCGATATCATCATCAAACCACCCCTGGCAGCCGTGGAACAGATGGATCCGGTCGTGGTGGAGATGCACCGCAGCAACGGTCTGGCCGAACAGTGGGAACACGGGGTCAGCGCAGCCGAAGCCGAAGCGGTACTGCTGGACTACGTCAAACAGTACTGCCCTGAACCCCGCACCGCGCTCCTGGCGGGCAATACCGTGGGCCAGGACCAGCGATTCCTGTTTGAAGAAATGCCAGAACTGGCCGCGCACCTGCATTACCGCATCGTCGATGTGTCCTCCATCAAAGAACTCGCCAAACGCTGGTATCCGCATGCGTATGAAAAATCACCGCAGAAGCTGGGGAACCACCGCGCACTGGGTGATATCACCGACTCGATCAACGAGCTGCGCTATTACCGCGAAGCGATCATGGTCCCTCCTCCGGGCCCGAGTGTCGACGAAGCTCGCAAAATTCGGGACGAATTAGTGCTCTATGCTGAGCCAGAGCTCGTCCGGGACCAGGATTAG
- a CDS encoding single-stranded DNA-binding protein gives MKTQLTVRGNVATAPRRVVTDSGMVIAEFRLAATERHFNRQTQEWEDGNTSWYTVSAFRRLAENIFRSFSVGDPVIVTGKLSIKQWTSKDESKRGTTPELTADSAGHDLLLGFTDFTRYTKTKPQVVEETYEEDGPLVEHGWEEPEPMTA, from the coding sequence ATGAAAACCCAATTGACCGTCCGAGGCAACGTGGCGACCGCGCCGCGCAGGGTCGTCACCGATTCCGGCATGGTGATTGCCGAATTCCGACTGGCCGCCACCGAACGTCACTTCAATCGCCAAACGCAGGAGTGGGAAGACGGCAACACCTCCTGGTACACCGTCTCAGCGTTCCGCCGCCTGGCCGAAAACATTTTCCGCTCCTTTAGTGTTGGTGACCCCGTCATTGTCACCGGCAAGCTGAGCATCAAGCAGTGGACTTCGAAGGATGAGTCCAAGCGCGGGACCACGCCTGAGCTGACCGCTGATAGCGCCGGGCACGATCTGCTGCTGGGGTTCACGGATTTCACCCGCTACACCAAAACCAAGCCGCAAGTCGTTGAAGAAACCTACGAGGAGGATGGCCCGCTGGTGGAGCACGGGTGGGAAGAACCCGAGCCTATGACCGCCTAA
- a CDS encoding alpha/beta fold hydrolase, which yields MANFLLLHGAASTGWLWHRVTPELHQAGHATVAPNLPCADATADLHTYLDVACTAAATFGDASLTVVAQSLAGLMVPALVARLPVDRIVLVAAMIPRPDETGMQWWQATGQQQAQRAYLESLGFSADDAQDPEVVFIHDFDEDLKAESIHHVPEQHPGPLQTPVEFESWPQVPTHVIAAEADRLFPLDFMRQQAMDRLGIEPDVIPGGHLAPLTQPTALGRLLLQYQS from the coding sequence ATGGCGAACTTTTTACTCCTGCATGGCGCAGCATCGACGGGCTGGCTCTGGCACCGAGTGACGCCAGAGCTGCATCAAGCCGGTCACGCAACGGTCGCTCCCAATCTCCCGTGCGCCGATGCGACAGCAGATCTGCACACCTACCTTGATGTCGCGTGTACTGCCGCCGCAACATTTGGTGATGCTTCGCTGACGGTCGTTGCGCAATCCCTGGCCGGTTTGATGGTGCCTGCGCTCGTTGCTCGGCTACCGGTGGATCGTATCGTGTTGGTCGCGGCGATGATCCCACGTCCCGACGAAACCGGGATGCAGTGGTGGCAGGCGACAGGCCAGCAACAGGCACAACGTGCCTATCTGGAATCATTAGGCTTCTCAGCCGACGATGCCCAAGATCCGGAAGTCGTCTTCATTCATGACTTCGACGAGGACTTGAAAGCCGAGTCCATCCACCACGTCCCCGAACAGCATCCCGGTCCGTTACAGACACCGGTAGAGTTCGAATCGTGGCCACAAGTGCCCACTCACGTGATCGCTGCCGAAGCAGATCGGCTCTTTCCGCTGGATTTTATGCGACAACAAGCTATGGATCGTCTGGGGATCGAACCGGATGTCATCCCGGGCGGTCACCTCGCGCCGCTTACGCAGCCGACTGCCCTTGGACGCCTATTGCTGCAGTACCAGTCTTGA
- the mptB gene encoding polyprenol phosphomannose-dependent alpha 1,6 mannosyltransferase MptB codes for MTTLENAPRGTTMHAWPAIMIGFLGSVVLTIGSWSVGWVAPNSGINSAQWLAPFRTTELGVTIGTVLLTLGAWGMIWGWLRLGRVLRRPTREYRGKYEFAPGGMRITNWAVAIWSLPQLFALTIFSRDMLAYLNQGRQVLAGQNPYAEGISNLPNWFQLGTDTMWAEDATPYGPMFLWIEAAVVGLTGADQPDAAIFLFRLASLGGVALIMYYVPKLAEMQGWDPARAQWISAANPLFIISFVASGHNDSLMVGFMVAAIYAVWRGHGLLAVLLMSVSIGMKVISIVLLPFIGLWWAGRNASWLKIFWYWFLTLGLTVVIMLGVGWLNGYGLDWVRVIAGTGSIWSFWSPVGAGGELLRVAVVELGAGDGEWVMPTVRLIGRVLSVLIVLVLMFVGTYDQILARATWSFAAIVVLSPVIHPWYLLWLLPLFVMLGIKSNWQLRWVIFTVVFFTAYGAGDQLYVWQFLEMGGLMQSLSWGLSVVLAIWVLFLDPWTSPMFRNEWHLRQSWRRAVLAYRRWKTQRGFGARKT; via the coding sequence ATGACCACCTTGGAAAATGCCCCGCGGGGCACAACAATGCATGCCTGGCCGGCCATAATGATCGGGTTCCTGGGCTCCGTGGTGCTCACCATCGGTTCGTGGTCAGTCGGGTGGGTGGCCCCGAACTCCGGCATTAACTCAGCCCAATGGCTGGCGCCGTTCCGGACCACCGAACTCGGTGTCACTATCGGCACAGTGTTGCTGACGCTTGGTGCCTGGGGCATGATCTGGGGTTGGCTGCGCCTGGGCCGGGTGCTACGGCGTCCGACCCGAGAGTACCGGGGCAAATACGAATTCGCACCCGGCGGGATGCGGATCACCAACTGGGCGGTAGCGATCTGGTCGCTACCGCAATTATTTGCCCTGACGATCTTCTCGCGTGACATGCTGGCCTACCTGAACCAGGGCCGCCAGGTGCTGGCCGGTCAGAATCCGTATGCCGAGGGCATCTCGAATTTACCGAACTGGTTTCAGCTGGGCACCGACACCATGTGGGCCGAAGACGCCACGCCGTACGGGCCGATGTTTTTGTGGATCGAAGCCGCCGTCGTTGGGCTGACCGGCGCGGACCAACCCGACGCCGCAATTTTCCTGTTCCGGCTGGCATCCCTGGGCGGTGTCGCCCTGATCATGTATTACGTGCCGAAACTGGCCGAAATGCAAGGCTGGGATCCAGCACGTGCCCAATGGATCTCGGCGGCCAATCCGCTGTTCATCATCTCGTTTGTCGCCTCCGGACATAACGACTCGCTCATGGTCGGGTTCATGGTCGCAGCGATCTACGCGGTCTGGCGCGGCCACGGCCTGCTGGCAGTCCTGCTGATGAGCGTATCGATCGGCATGAAAGTCATCTCGATTGTGCTGCTGCCCTTCATCGGACTGTGGTGGGCCGGTCGGAACGCTTCGTGGTTGAAAATCTTTTGGTACTGGTTCCTCACCCTGGGGCTGACCGTGGTGATCATGCTGGGCGTCGGCTGGCTCAACGGTTACGGGCTGGACTGGGTGCGCGTCATCGCCGGCACCGGTTCGATCTGGAGTTTCTGGTCACCGGTCGGTGCCGGGGGAGAGCTGCTGCGCGTGGCCGTGGTCGAATTAGGCGCCGGTGACGGTGAATGGGTCATGCCCACCGTCCGGCTGATCGGACGCGTCCTGTCGGTGCTCATCGTGCTGGTACTGATGTTTGTCGGCACCTACGACCAAATCCTCGCCCGAGCCACCTGGTCTTTTGCTGCCATCGTGGTGCTGTCCCCGGTTATCCATCCGTGGTATCTGCTGTGGCTGCTGCCGCTGTTTGTTATGTTGGGCATCAAGTCGAATTGGCAACTGCGCTGGGTCATCTTTACCGTGGTGTTTTTCACCGCCTACGGGGCCGGTGATCAGCTCTATGTCTGGCAATTTTTGGAGATGGGCGGGCTGATGCAGTCGCTGTCCTGGGGGCTGTCGGTGGTGCTGGCCATCTGGGTGCTGTTTCTGGATCCTTGGACCTCTCCGATGTTTCGCAATGAGTGGCACCTACGCCAAAGCTGGCGCCGGGCAGTGCTGGCATACCGACGCTGGAAAACCCAACGCGGTTTCGGGGCGAGGAAAACATGA